A stretch of the Strigops habroptila isolate Jane chromosome 15, bStrHab1.2.pri, whole genome shotgun sequence genome encodes the following:
- the CRB2 gene encoding protein crumbs homolog 2 isoform X6, with translation MGINCEHLYDACVKHECTAHRMCNSTPGFLEYDCICMPGFTGIDCNININECESNPCTDPRFECVDSVNGYTCKCQTGLSGEGCQTESSVCSSHPCLNNGTCVEGPGDYTCICQPGFTGANCRDNIDECTSNPCQNGAICRDRVNEYSCFCVPGFQGYNCEIDINECASRPCRNNGTCLNEMDHYVCKCIPGYTGVNCDAEIDECDSDPCQNGGLCHDHVGFYTCTCAPGYQGMQCEVDIDECVSQPCLHNGTCHDLVNSYRCDCSDTGFQGDHCELDILECASEPCLNSATCVEGIKNYSCVCWPGYTGQHCEEDVDECATSPCHNGGVCLERSNQTYYGTRPEFPSDFSYSQAAGFLCWCQPGFAGETCFTNIDECESQPCQNGGLCVDLTNGFLCNCLPGYSGVECAVNINECEEGPCKNGAVCEDGIADYTCHCAPSQDGIVWGGKNCSVKLTGCQTHDCQNEALCIPTYQAESHGHLCQCQPGFYDATCSTPTTFSFASRGYLLIELPVNNQSRRDVAGDQLASVSLRFRTTLPSAILFYRGHEAEYLFLELYDGILHAGLKKEDVGYLLLLEGLRVDDGQWHKVEVALHSTMELKLWHDSCDAGICLKSSPVPQGTALIPHTFPNMYVGGAEDPMANNTHSQQGFVGCMEDLQVDTEAVLPADLPAGGSSPVKWGCDRTEWCLSQPCFHGGLCVDLWSAFRCDCSRPYGGPACSYERPAATFGLENSTSFASFTLSDNLGANFNISFFIRTRKPNGLLLQISNETAPCLTMYLRNGRLQVQMLSADTVTLPENLVDGRRHLVALSFQGGIVGAHQSDTYVELGQLVARPLLAGYGVYIGGHPNPDNADVWGGYFKGCLQDLQLNSHQIQLLQVENYSLPQELNRTQSGNLVNGCISDNTCKSEPCQNGGTCTVTWNDFHCSCPANFTGKFCEERVWCESDPCPEATTCIDVPAGYVCLSNATFDSYAAIEFTTNASVTRTLSSLHVDFRTRDEDAVLLRAVEEVDSLQIAIKNSSLLVDIRSGNSIESVSFLSQKPVTDGAWHTISVSMEEPSALSSRWLIHLDDSVNMTLQGTAGNLDFLKNNALVVVAENFTGCLGQVRIGGIYLPFTAHLSYPQAEQFQQSSRRTIQLGCAGADVCASSPCLNAGTCEDLFNAFSCACSAGWGGLLCEANIDDCQSSPCVHGDCVDAVADFQCQCFRGFIGKRCDINVDDCVRHQCLNGATCIDGVYGYSCKCPPHYSGPRCEWPFPPEQCGKNFTCLNGGKCISESWGANCSCKPGFAGRNCQINVNKCDPNPCQNGGTCHDSENKYECLCSASYTGERCDINKGTPGALFPSPLIEVAVPVACGSLLLLSIGLIFMIFTARKRRQSEGTYSPSQQEVAGARLEMDSVLKVPPEERLI, from the exons ATGGGCATAAACTGTGAACACCTCTATGATGCATGCGTTAAACATGAGTGTACTGCCCACAGGATGTGCAACAGCACTCCAGGATTCCTGGAATATGACTGCATCTGTATGCCTGGCTTCACAGGTATTGATTGTAACATTAATATTAATGAGTGTGAGAGCAACCCTTGTACAGATCCTCGTTTTGAATGTGTAGATAGTGTAAATGGATACACCTGTAAATGCCAAACAGGACTGAGTGGAGAAGGCTGCCAAACAGAAAGCTCTGTGTGCTCTAGCCACCCCTGCCTAAATAACGGGACGTGTGTGGAGGGTCCTGGGGACTATACCTGCATCTGCCAGCCTGGCTTCACCGGGGCCAACTGCAGAGACAACATTGATGAGTGCACCTCCAACCCCTGCCAGAACGGAGCCATCTGCCGAGACAGGGTCAATGAGTATAGCTGTTTCTGTGTGCCTGGGTTCCAAGGATACAACTGTGAAATAGACATCAACGAGTGTGCATCCCGGCCCTGTAGGAACAATGGTACCTGCCTCAATGAGATGGATCACTATGTGTGCAAGTGCATCCCCGGCTACACAG GTGTGAACTGTGATGCTGAAATCGATGAATGTGATTCAGACCCTTGCCAGAATGGGGGCCTGTGCCACGATCACGTTGGGTTCTACACCTGTACCTGTGCCCCAGGTTACCAAGGAATGCAGTGTGAGGTGGACATCGATGAATGTGTGAGCCAGCCATGCCTGCACAATGGGACATGTCATGACCTCGTTAACAG CTATCGTTGTGACTGCAGTGACACAGGCTTCCAGGGGGACCACTGTGAGTTGGATATCCTGGAGTGTGCCTCTGAACCCTGTCTGAACAGTGCAACGTGTGTGGAGGGAATCAAAAACTACAGCTGTGTCTGCTGGCCAG GTTACACAGGGCAGCACTGTGAAGAGGATGTGGATGAGTGTGCGACATCTCCCTGTCACAACGGCGGCGTATGCTTGGAGAGATCCAACCAAACCTATTATGGAACACGACCTGAGTTCCCCAGTGATTTCAGCTATAGCCAAGCAGCTGGTTTCCTCTGTTGGTGCCAGCCAGGCTTTGCAG GGGAGACCTGCTTTACCAACATCGATGAGTGCGAGTCCCAGCCGTGCCAGAATGGAGGGCTCTGCGTGGACCTTACTAATGGCTTCCTTTGTAATTGCCTGCCAGGTTATTCAG GTGTGGAATGTGCTGTTAACATCAATGAGTGTGAGGAGGGTCCCTGCAAGAATGGAGCTGTCTGTGAGGATGGCATTGCTGACTATACCTGCCACTGTGCCCCTAGCCAGGATGGCATTGTATGGGGAGGGAAGAACTGCTCTGTCAAGCTCACTGGGTGCCAGACGCACGACTGCCAAAATGAGGCCTTGTGCATCCCAACCTACCAAGCTGAGAGTCACGGCCacctgtgccagtgccagcCTGGTTTCTATGATGCCACATGCTCAACACCAACAAcgttttcctttgcttccagaGGGTATCTCCTCATTGAGCTGCCCGTGAACAATCAGAGCAGGAGGGACGTAGCAGGAGATCAGCTTGCCAGCGTGTCCCTCCGGTTCCGAACCACCTTGCCCAGCGCTATCCTTTTTTACCGAGGCCATGAAGCTGAATACTTGTTCCTGGAGCTCTATGATGGCATTCTGCATGCAGGACTGAAGAAGGAGGATGTTGGGtacctgctgctcctggagggtCTGAGAGTTGATGATGGCCAGTGGCATAAAGTTGAAGTTGCTCTGCACAGCACGATGGAGCTAAAGCTCTGGCATGACTCTTGTGATGCAGGTATCTGCCTGAAGAGCTCTCCTGTCCCACAGGGCACTGCTTTGATCCCGCATACCTTCCCGAACATGTATGTTGGAGGTGCTGAGGATCCAATGGCCAACAACACACACAGCCAGCAAGGCTTTGTTGGCTGCATGGAAGACTTGCAGGTAGACACTGAGGCTGTGCTCCCAGCGGATCTGCCTGCGGGTGGGTCCTCCCCAGTGAAGTGGGGCTGTGACCGGACCGAGTGGtgcctctcccagccctgcttccaCGGAGGCCTCTGTGTGGATCTTTGGTCAGCCTTCAGGTGTGACTGTTCCAGGCCTTACGGAGGCCCAGCTTGCTCATATG agcGCCCAGCAGCAACATTTGGCCTAGAGAATTCCACCAGCTTTGCCTCTTTCACCCTCTCTGACAACCTTGGTGCAAACTTCAACATCTCCTTTTTCATTCGGACTCGGAAACCTAATGGTTTGCTATTGCAGATCAGCAACGAAACTGCCCCCTGCCTCACCATGTACTTGAGGAATGGCAGGCTGCAGGTACAGATGTTGTCTGCAGATACTGTGACATTGCCAGAAAATCTGGTTGATGGGAGAAGACATTTGGTAGCTCTGTCTTTCCAAGGAGGAATTGTTGGTGCTCACCAGTCGGACACTTATGTGGAGTTGGGACAGCTCGTAGCAAGACCACTTCTAGCTGGTTATGGAGTGTATATAGGTGGGCATCCTAACCCAGACAATGCAGATGTGTGGGGAGGTTATTTTAAAGGCTGTTTGCAAGACCTCCAGCTGAACAGCCACCAAATACAGCTTCTTCAAGTTGAGAACTACAGTCTGCCACAGGAACTCAATAGGACTCAAAGTGGTAATCTGGTGAATGGTTGCATCTCTGATAACACCTGCAAG tctgaaCCATGTCAGAATGGGGGCACATGCACTGTCACTTGGAATGACTTCCATTGCAGCTGCCCAGCAAATTTCACTGGGAAATTTTGTGAAGAAAGAGTCTGGTGTGAAAGTGACCCATGTCCTGAAGCTACCACCTGTATAGATGTTCCAGCAGGATATGTGT GTCTGTCTAATGCAACATTTGATAGTTATGCTGCCATTGAGTTTACCACCAATGCATCAGTGACTAGAACTCTGAGCAGCCTCCACGTGGACTTCAGAACCAGGGATGAAGATGCTGTTTTGCTTCGGGCTGTGGAAGAAGTGGATTCCCTCCAGATAGCCATTAAGAACTCCTCCCTGCTTGTTGACATCAGGAGTGGGAATAGCATCGAAAGTGTCAGCTTCCTGAGTCAGAAGCCCGTCACGGACGGTGCCTGGCACACCATCTCTGTGTCCATGGAGGAGCCATCTGCCCTTTCTTCCAGATGGCTCATTCATTTGGATGACTCCGTTAATATGACTCTGCAGGGAACTGCTGGGAACTTGGACTTCCTGAAGAACAACGCGCTCGTTGTTGTAGCTGAAAACTTCACTGGCTGCCTCGGACAAGTGAGGATCGGGGGGATCTACCTGCCATTCACTGCCCATCTCTCGTACCCCCAGGCAGAGCAGTTCCAGCAGTCCAGCAGAAGGACCATccagctgggctgtgctggggctgatGTTTGTGCTTCCAGCCCTTGCCTCAATGCTGGTACCTGCGAGGACTTGTTCAATGCCTTCAGCTGCGCCTGCAGCGCTGGCTGGGGGGGGCTGCTCTGTGAGGCTAACATTGATGACTGCCAGTCCAGCCCGTGTGTGCACGGGGACTGTGTCGATGCAGTAGCAGATTTCCAGTGTCAATGCTTCCGGGGGTTCATTGGGAAGAGGTGTGACATCAACGTGGATGACTGTGTGCGGCACCAGTGCCTGAATGGGGCTACCTGCATCGATGGCGTTTATGGCTACTCCTGCAAGTGCCCTCCTCACTATTCGGGACCTCGCTGCGA ATGGCCGTTCCCACCTGAGCAATGTGGGAAGAACTTCACCTGCCTGAATGGTGGCAAGTGCATCAGTGAGAGCTGGGGAGCCAACTGCAGCTGCAAGCCAGGCTTCGCTGGAAGGAA ttgtCAAATTAACGTAAACAAGTGTGATCCAAACCCTTGCCAGAACGGGGGCACGTGTCACGACTCTGAGAACAAATACGAGTGTCTGTGCAGCGCCAGCTACACCGGGGAGCGCTGCGACATCAAC AAAGGGACTCCAGGtgctctcttcccctccccactaATTGAAGTAGCTGTCCCTGTAGCCTGTGGCTCTTTACTGCTACTCAGTATTGGTCTCATATTCATGATTTTCACTGCAAGGAAGAGGCGCCAATCAGAGGGAACCTACAGCCCGAGTCAGCAAGAAGTGGCAGGAGCGCGGTTGGAGATGGACAGTGTCCTAAAGGTGCCACCTGAAGAGCGGTTAATATAG